In Sporolituus thermophilus DSM 23256, a single genomic region encodes these proteins:
- the fliI gene encoding flagellar protein export ATPase FliI → MKLVGFERYLGAVKSAETMRLNGKVTQIIGLIIESQGPSVNLGELCYIHPRSGGRPIPAEVVGFRPNHVLLMPIGELEGIGPGCSVVSANRTLKVRVGPDLLGRVLDGLGNPIDGRGPVATVAEYPLHALPPPPLSRRRITEILSVGVRAVDGFLTLGRGQRIGIMAGSGVGKSTLLGMIARNTEADISVIALIGERGREVREFIERDLGEDGLKRSVVVVATSDQPALVRIKGAMTATAIAEFFRDQGKDVTLMMDSVTRFAMAQREVGLTVGEPPATRGYTPSVFAMLPKLLERSGTGDKGSITGIYTVLADGDDMNEPIADAVRSILDGHIVLSRDLASQNHYPAIDVLASVSRVMLDIVSKEHWQAAQKLRSILATYREAEDLINIGAYAAGSNPRIDQAVRLIEGVRRFLRQDVHEMADLTNTLAWLHDLAQQA, encoded by the coding sequence ATGAAGCTAGTCGGTTTTGAGCGCTACCTCGGCGCGGTTAAGAGCGCTGAAACAATGCGGTTGAACGGGAAAGTTACCCAAATTATTGGTTTGATTATTGAGTCGCAGGGACCGAGCGTTAATTTGGGCGAACTGTGTTACATTCATCCGCGCAGCGGCGGCAGGCCTATTCCGGCGGAGGTGGTTGGCTTTCGTCCCAACCATGTGCTGCTTATGCCGATTGGTGAGCTGGAGGGAATTGGGCCAGGGTGCAGCGTTGTATCGGCTAACCGGACTTTGAAAGTAAGAGTAGGACCGGATTTGCTCGGTCGTGTACTGGACGGTCTGGGAAATCCTATCGACGGCCGAGGCCCGGTCGCGACCGTTGCCGAGTATCCGCTTCATGCCCTGCCGCCGCCGCCGCTTAGCCGGCGGCGGATTACGGAGATACTTTCGGTAGGTGTGCGGGCCGTTGACGGATTTTTAACCTTAGGGCGCGGACAGCGGATTGGTATTATGGCGGGCAGCGGCGTAGGTAAAAGCACACTGCTAGGTATGATTGCCCGCAATACGGAAGCTGACATCAGTGTTATCGCTTTAATTGGCGAACGGGGGCGTGAAGTCCGGGAATTTATCGAGCGCGATCTCGGTGAAGACGGCTTGAAACGTTCCGTTGTTGTCGTCGCAACTTCGGACCAACCCGCGCTTGTCCGAATCAAAGGCGCTATGACGGCCACGGCTATTGCCGAGTTTTTCCGTGACCAAGGTAAAGATGTAACACTCATGATGGACTCGGTTACCCGTTTCGCAATGGCCCAGCGGGAGGTGGGCTTGACAGTAGGCGAACCCCCCGCTACCCGTGGCTATACCCCGTCGGTTTTTGCAATGCTACCCAAGCTTCTGGAGCGGTCGGGGACTGGTGATAAAGGGTCAATAACAGGTATTTATACGGTGCTGGCTGATGGCGATGATATGAATGAACCAATTGCCGACGCGGTGCGTAGCATTCTTGACGGTCATATCGTTTTGTCCCGCGATTTGGCATCACAAAACCATTATCCGGCTATCGATGTTTTAGCCAGCGTAAGCCGTGTCATGCTGGATATCGTCAGTAAGGAGCATTGGCAGGCCGCGCAGAAGCTTCGCTCAATCTTGGCCACATACCGTGAAGCCGAAGATTTGATTAATATTGGCGCATACGCCGCCGGCAGCAATCCCAGGATAGACCAGGCGGTAAGGCTAATTGAAGGTGTGCGACGATTTCTCCGGCAGGATGTCCATGAGATGGCCGACCTTACCAATACGCTTGCCTGGCTGCATGACTTGGCACAGCAGGCTTAA
- the fliJ gene encoding flagellar export protein FliJ, translated as MQKFRFRLATLLKMRHMEEEQAQLRLAEAMQQSFNEQEKLRRLTGKFADNINALQSSQLACPTIAQLKIAYNYLDKLKEEIARQKKQVNYAEQCCRQRQKDLEQAVQARKVVEKLHEKRRREYLSKLGREEQKLLDEMGALFVARKQ; from the coding sequence GTGCAGAAGTTTCGTTTTCGTCTGGCAACGCTCCTAAAAATGCGCCATATGGAAGAAGAACAGGCCCAACTTCGACTGGCGGAAGCGATGCAACAGAGCTTTAATGAACAAGAAAAACTGCGCCGGTTGACAGGCAAATTTGCTGACAATATTAACGCCCTCCAGTCAAGTCAACTGGCCTGTCCTACAATTGCCCAGCTTAAGATTGCCTATAATTATCTCGATAAACTTAAAGAAGAGATAGCACGGCAAAAAAAACAAGTTAACTATGCCGAACAATGCTGCCGCCAGCGACAGAAGGATCTTGAGCAGGCTGTTCAGGCCCGCAAGGTGGTTGAAAAACTCCATGAAAAACGGCGGCGGGAATACTTGAGCAAGCTTGGCCGGGAAGAACAAAAACTACTGGACGAAATGGGCGCTTTGTTTGTTGCCCGTAAGCAATGA
- a CDS encoding lytic transglycosylase domain-containing protein yields MEGISRVTQRIATIEQRFASPSHLAKSNFAATFAAAKNQSPQPGAGVNTSSEIAQMVHAAARRHGLDPNLALAVAQAESGLSPLVVSDAGAVGVMQLMPETAKRLGVRNIYDPWDNIDGGVRYLKDMLNTFNGDVTKAIAAYNAGPAAVARYGGIPPYAETQRYVAKVLGFYGQSI; encoded by the coding sequence ATGGAAGGTATTAGCAGAGTTACCCAGCGCATTGCGACAATAGAACAGCGGTTTGCTTCTCCTTCGCATTTGGCCAAGAGTAATTTTGCGGCAACGTTTGCTGCTGCCAAAAACCAATCGCCCCAGCCGGGGGCAGGCGTTAACACGTCAAGCGAAATTGCCCAAATGGTTCACGCGGCTGCTCGCCGGCATGGCTTAGATCCTAATTTGGCGTTAGCCGTAGCCCAGGCCGAATCGGGCCTATCGCCGCTTGTTGTGTCTGACGCCGGGGCAGTCGGTGTTATGCAGCTTATGCCGGAAACGGCAAAACGGTTAGGGGTGCGCAACATTTACGATCCCTGGGACAATATTGACGGCGGTGTGCGCTATCTGAAGGATATGTTGAATACTTTCAATGGCGACGTCACTAAAGCTATTGCTGCTTATAACGCCGGACCGGCGGCAGTTGCCCGTTATGGTGGTATTCCGCCTTATGCCGAAACCCAGAGGTATGTGGCGAAAGTGCTGGGTTTTTACGGCCAGAGTATCTAA
- a CDS encoding MotE family protein, which translates to MAGKIKGNVASTPPKAKSGGFFKILLILLVTLILAGGAFVLGAYLNFIDLDKLADDWKVYDKPVIGRFFQKPQPFAPPVPDTEASALLPPVQPAPPSPSVMVPTDSRPPTVAEEAAEKSKKARQAEEAKRVSKLARLYTSMKPEEAVAILNQLDDGMVLAILNKMEEDQAAKILAAFDARRAARLTEAMLKAKPDI; encoded by the coding sequence ATGGCAGGAAAAATCAAAGGAAATGTTGCTTCTACTCCCCCAAAAGCTAAATCTGGCGGTTTCTTTAAAATACTGCTGATACTCTTGGTAACACTTATTTTGGCCGGAGGGGCTTTTGTACTTGGTGCCTACCTAAATTTTATAGATCTTGATAAACTGGCGGACGATTGGAAAGTGTATGATAAACCGGTAATCGGGCGCTTTTTCCAAAAACCGCAACCATTTGCACCGCCTGTACCGGACACGGAAGCATCCGCGTTGCTGCCACCGGTTCAGCCGGCGCCGCCCTCACCATCTGTTATGGTTCCAACTGATAGCCGACCACCTACAGTCGCAGAAGAAGCGGCAGAAAAAAGCAAGAAAGCGCGCCAAGCGGAGGAGGCTAAACGCGTCAGCAAACTTGCTCGTCTTTACACTAGTATGAAACCTGAAGAAGCTGTTGCCATTCTTAATCAATTGGACGACGGCATGGTTTTGGCTATTTTAAATAAAATGGAAGAGGACCAGGCAGCAAAAATACTTGCAGCATTTGATGCCAGGCGCGCGGCCCGTCTTACCGAGGCAATGCTGAAGGCGAAACCGGATATTTAG
- a CDS encoding flagellar hook-length control protein FliK, whose translation MMALQNMSSETTVVGVQPREIKNAAGQIGMALDFAAIFGEMVNFQPISADSRVEKQEQKQGELMPAISSLAQGAAPIVMPWVFLVLPSSLPVEEQFNRVFGTATAIDAGIQPVSPGQQASIALESVNRPLLSQNGTITPTLLNATALTKAVDVTFPASLIQTETVTVQGATQQITANTTDLSTYAADMQSGKKFQYIPIQPLDMKKSSQEWPATGKGNEPTDALLQAAGDNIMPVPGELPDDLSRAVQLAAATDSDVGKVVLREFNGEPVVQKQAQLLLSAARPERADNPASVFVGMIDHLNTSPAAPFTSSGNSAPPAHVIHDPYKVVEQVVAQARLRMRPDNSEMVIHLKPEHLGELTLKVSVENGGAVTASFHSNNPEVRSIIEASLPELKQELINQGLKVEYVGVYTGLSQSFMNDQRDQRQHIFTKSGLRKTMRQLSEVAAMETHGAHYVVPAVSGVDYRV comes from the coding sequence ATGATGGCCTTACAAAATATGAGCAGCGAAACAACTGTAGTGGGAGTTCAGCCGCGCGAAATTAAAAACGCAGCCGGACAAATAGGAATGGCGCTTGATTTCGCGGCGATCTTTGGCGAGATGGTGAATTTTCAGCCAATTTCCGCGGACAGCAGGGTGGAAAAACAGGAGCAGAAGCAAGGCGAGTTAATGCCTGCCATATCGTCATTGGCGCAGGGCGCGGCCCCAATAGTAATGCCGTGGGTATTTTTAGTGCTGCCGTCGTCGTTGCCGGTTGAAGAACAATTTAACCGTGTATTTGGAACGGCTACTGCTATTGACGCGGGGATTCAGCCTGTCTCGCCAGGTCAGCAGGCATCGATTGCGCTAGAGTCAGTCAACAGGCCACTTTTGTCGCAAAATGGTACAATAACCCCCACTTTGCTGAATGCCACCGCACTGACCAAGGCCGTTGACGTTACCTTTCCGGCAAGCTTAATCCAAACTGAAACGGTTACGGTTCAAGGCGCAACGCAGCAAATAACTGCCAATACTACTGACTTAAGCACCTATGCCGCGGACATGCAAAGTGGGAAAAAATTCCAATACATCCCAATTCAACCTTTGGACATGAAAAAGTCATCACAGGAATGGCCTGCTACCGGCAAGGGGAACGAGCCGACCGATGCTCTTTTACAGGCTGCGGGAGATAATATAATGCCTGTACCGGGTGAACTACCGGACGATTTATCGAGAGCCGTGCAACTGGCAGCCGCGACGGACAGTGATGTTGGGAAAGTGGTTTTACGCGAATTTAACGGCGAGCCAGTAGTACAAAAACAGGCTCAACTATTGCTGTCGGCAGCAAGACCGGAGCGCGCCGATAACCCTGCCAGTGTTTTTGTCGGCATGATTGATCATTTAAACACTTCTCCTGCTGCTCCTTTTACGTCCTCTGGTAATTCAGCTCCGCCAGCCCATGTCATTCACGATCCCTATAAAGTAGTAGAACAAGTAGTAGCTCAGGCTCGTCTCCGCATGCGGCCCGACAACTCCGAAATGGTTATTCATTTGAAGCCCGAGCATCTTGGGGAGCTAACTTTAAAGGTGTCGGTAGAAAACGGAGGGGCGGTTACGGCTAGTTTTCACAGCAATAATCCCGAAGTCCGCAGTATTATCGAGGCTTCGTTGCCTGAACTAAAACAAGAACTCATCAACCAAGGCCTGAAGGTGGAATATGTAGGCGTTTACACCGGGCTTAGTCAGTCTTTTATGAATGATCAACGTGACCAGCGCCAGCATATTTTCACAAAGTCCGGTTTACGAAAAACAATGCGTCAGCTTTCGGAGGTCGCCGCTATGGAAACTCACGGGGCACATTATGTGGTTCCTGCCGTTTCCGGCGTTGACTACCGAGTATAG
- the flgD gene encoding flagellar hook assembly protein FlgD, whose product MTSVSSATAVSSATDESVSSVKKNDQLGKNDFLKLLVAQLRYQDPMNPMEDKEFIAQMAQFSSLEQMQNLNSTMFITQAMGLIGKTVRWQDENGIEQAGTVRAVKISDGQPYIVVGDATVKLSKIQVVEESAKGGA is encoded by the coding sequence GTGACATCTGTCAGTAGTGCGACCGCAGTCAGTAGTGCTACGGATGAAAGCGTTTCGTCGGTTAAGAAAAACGACCAATTGGGCAAAAATGATTTTTTAAAACTGCTGGTAGCGCAACTCAGGTATCAGGATCCTATGAACCCGATGGAAGACAAGGAGTTTATTGCGCAAATGGCGCAATTTTCCAGCTTGGAACAAATGCAGAACCTCAACTCTACCATGTTTATTACGCAGGCTATGGGTTTAATAGGTAAGACGGTCCGGTGGCAGGATGAAAATGGCATCGAACAGGCCGGTACTGTTCGCGCCGTTAAAATTAGCGACGGACAGCCTTATATAGTTGTGGGCGATGCTACCGTTAAATTGAGTAAAATTCAAGTGGTAGAAGAGAGCGCAAAAGGAGGTGCATGA
- a CDS encoding TIGR02530 family flagellar biosynthesis protein, with protein MADNRIYYPQRPIGPLNPPAPTPEKQSTAPVHAGPSFSQVLDQHLTGIKFSQHALQRLQSRNIQLNQAELAKLNSAVEKAAQKGAKESLILMDNLALVVSIRNKTVITAIDGASMKENVFTNIDSAVIV; from the coding sequence ATGGCCGATAACCGCATTTATTATCCGCAGCGACCCATTGGGCCGCTTAATCCACCGGCGCCAACACCGGAAAAACAGTCGACGGCTCCTGTTCATGCCGGTCCAAGTTTCAGCCAGGTGCTGGACCAACATTTAACAGGTATCAAATTCTCGCAGCATGCTCTCCAGCGGTTGCAGAGCCGCAATATCCAGCTAAATCAGGCCGAGCTGGCCAAATTAAATAGTGCGGTAGAAAAGGCAGCGCAGAAAGGAGCCAAAGAATCACTCATCTTGATGGATAATCTTGCTTTGGTTGTAAGTATTCGGAATAAGACAGTGATTACCGCAATTGATGGCGCGAGTATGAAAGAAAACGTTTTTACCAATATTGACAGCGCCGTCATCGTATAG
- a CDS encoding flagellar hook protein FlgE: MMRSLFAGVSGLRNHQTRMDVIGNNIANVNTIGFKAGRVNFQDILSQTMQGASSGIGNQGGTNPIQVGLGMSIASIDTIFTDGSFQPTGKQTDLSIQGKGFFVLSPDGGKTEVFTRAGNFDFDRLGNFIVPGTGYKVVGWKADSTGNIDTDPSKRTTIDIPVGTQMPAQATKAITFANNLSAEAATGTIVKASYDIYDNVGKRYTLAVEFTKTGDTTWDYTVTDGNGYTVDSASANGTLTFDANTGKLTAPAAPPTITIDYTTPAQTVSGIQLKFDQITQYGGDTTLQIVDQDGYPPGSLEGVTIDPNGVIVGRFSNGKTRNLAQVALATFNNPAGLTKIGDSLYAVSSNSGTAEIGVTGSGGRGKLNPGTLEMSNVDLAQEFSNMIITQRGFQANSKIISVTDEMLQELANLKR, translated from the coding sequence ATGATGCGTTCATTGTTTGCCGGCGTTTCTGGATTAAGAAATCACCAGACCAGAATGGACGTTATCGGTAACAATATTGCCAATGTCAACACCATTGGTTTTAAGGCTGGCCGCGTAAATTTTCAAGACATATTAAGCCAGACCATGCAGGGAGCTTCGTCGGGAATCGGCAACCAAGGCGGTACTAACCCCATTCAAGTTGGCTTAGGGATGAGTATTGCCAGTATTGATACCATTTTTACCGACGGCAGCTTCCAGCCGACGGGCAAGCAGACCGACCTATCGATTCAAGGGAAAGGCTTCTTTGTTTTATCCCCTGATGGCGGTAAGACGGAAGTATTTACCCGGGCAGGTAATTTTGACTTCGATAGATTGGGCAATTTTATTGTGCCGGGCACGGGTTATAAAGTTGTCGGCTGGAAAGCCGATAGTACCGGCAATATCGATACCGACCCATCCAAACGGACGACCATTGATATTCCTGTCGGTACCCAAATGCCTGCTCAGGCTACAAAGGCGATTACTTTTGCCAATAATTTAAGTGCTGAAGCGGCTACCGGTACCATAGTGAAAGCAAGTTATGATATCTATGACAATGTGGGCAAACGCTATACGTTGGCCGTGGAGTTTACAAAAACAGGCGATACCACCTGGGATTATACTGTTACTGATGGCAACGGTTATACAGTGGACTCGGCTTCCGCCAACGGCACCCTTACTTTTGATGCAAATACCGGCAAATTGACAGCGCCTGCAGCGCCGCCGACAATCACCATCGATTATACGACTCCGGCCCAAACAGTGAGCGGTATCCAATTAAAATTTGACCAAATTACCCAATACGGCGGCGATACTACGCTACAAATCGTTGATCAGGACGGTTATCCTCCCGGTAGTCTCGAAGGTGTTACCATTGACCCCAATGGTGTAATCGTTGGCCGTTTTAGTAATGGCAAAACAAGAAACCTGGCGCAGGTTGCCTTGGCGACGTTCAATAACCCGGCCGGTTTAACCAAAATAGGCGATAGTTTGTACGCCGTTTCCAGCAACTCCGGAACGGCAGAGATCGGCGTTACCGGCAGCGGCGGCCGAGGCAAACTTAACCCTGGTACATTGGAAATGTCCAATGTTGATTTAGCCCAGGAATTTAGTAATATGATCATCACCCAGCGCGGTTTTCAGGCCAATTCGAAGATTATTTCCGTTACGGACGAAATGCTGCAAGAACTGGCAAATCTCAAGCGCTAA
- a CDS encoding flagellar FlbD family protein, whose translation MIKLTRFKSGNHEFVLNADLIETVEETPDTVITLTTGKKLIVEESMNEVVRRVMEYRRAINRNFR comes from the coding sequence TTGATCAAATTAACGAGGTTCAAGAGCGGTAATCATGAATTTGTGCTTAATGCGGATTTAATCGAAACCGTGGAAGAAACACCGGATACGGTGATTACGCTAACTACCGGTAAAAAGCTGATTGTGGAAGAGTCGATGAATGAAGTGGTGCGCAGGGTAATGGAGTATCGTCGGGCTATTAATCGGAATTTCCGCTAA
- a CDS encoding flagellar motor protein, with protein sequence MDLMTILGLALGLAALLLSVVLEGGHITSLFSLPAFVLVFGGTIGATAICFTLEELKSVPALLRIAFKEEKYDTEQLIAMMVGFAEKARREGLLALEEDLAGIEDKFLQKGMQLVIDGTDAELVRSIMETELTFIQERHHKAASIFETAGGYAPTMGIIGTVMGLVHVLGNLTDTESLGPAIATAFIATLYGVASANIFFLPVGAKLKNRSSRQILFHEVTLEGILSVQAGDNPRIVAEKLAAFLAPKQRDLMKPDKGEE encoded by the coding sequence ATGGATTTAATGACAATTCTTGGCCTGGCATTGGGCTTGGCGGCGCTGCTCCTGTCCGTCGTCCTGGAGGGTGGCCATATTACCAGTTTGTTTAGTTTACCGGCTTTTGTACTGGTTTTTGGCGGTACTATTGGCGCAACGGCCATCTGCTTCACCCTGGAAGAGTTAAAAAGTGTTCCTGCTTTGCTGCGCATTGCGTTCAAAGAAGAAAAATATGATACCGAGCAGCTGATTGCTATGATGGTAGGCTTTGCCGAAAAGGCGCGGCGGGAAGGACTGCTAGCCTTGGAGGAAGATTTGGCCGGTATTGAGGATAAATTTTTACAGAAGGGGATGCAGTTAGTTATCGACGGTACGGATGCTGAACTGGTGCGCAGCATCATGGAAACCGAACTGACGTTTATTCAGGAACGGCATCATAAAGCAGCCAGTATTTTTGAAACAGCAGGAGGCTATGCGCCCACTATGGGCATAATCGGGACGGTTATGGGACTGGTCCATGTGTTGGGAAATCTTACCGATACCGAGTCTTTAGGGCCGGCAATAGCCACCGCCTTTATTGCTACGCTATACGGGGTTGCCAGCGCCAATATCTTTTTCCTGCCTGTTGGCGCTAAACTAAAAAACCGCAGCTCTCGCCAAATTCTGTTTCATGAGGTGACGCTAGAAGGCATACTGTCAGTACAGGCGGGCGATAACCCGCGAATTGTGGCGGAAAAACTTGCAGCCTTTTTAGCGCCCAAACAGCGGGATTTGATGAAACCGGATAAAGGCGAAGAGTAG